The stretch of DNA GTAATAACtagctagcccaagaaaactacgtacTTTGGTAACAGTAGTTGGTCGTAGCCAGTTATTAACAGCTTTAATCTTGATTGGATCCACAGATATGTCTTCTTTTGAGATGATATGGCCCAAGAATGCtacttgttcaagccaaaattcacatttcttccatttagcatataaatttttatctttcaaagtcTGCAAAACTAATTGCAAATTTTCTTGATGCTCCTCTACAGTTCGTGAGTAGTTGAGctgttcatcaaatccataaaagcaACTGGTGCATTtgttagtccaaatggcattacaagaaattcataatgtccgTACCTTGTTCGGAAGgcagtctttgagatatcatctgatttcatttttagttgatgatagcctgattgtaaatcaatcttcgaaaagatagcagctccttgtaatttatcaaacaaatcatcaattctggggagtggatatttatttttgattgtcatcttgttcaacttcctataatcaatacacagacgaagggtaccgtctttcttcttcacaaataaaacaggtgcaccccacggtgaaaaACTCGGTCTAAAAAACCCTTTATCATGTAACTCCTGCAATtgttatttcaattctttcatttctgtaggagctaatcgataaggagcttttgagATCGAATGAGTTCCTGTCACAATATCAATAACAAATTTGATCTCCCTATCTGGGGGTAAGCCTGTtacatcatcaggaaatacctctggaaattcacaaacaacatcTGTATCTCTTAATTCACGAACAGGTGGGTCAATAGTTAAGATAGATGCtaaatatccttgacacccctTCTGGTCGAGTACCCTTAATATCGGTCTTTTTGCCTTGTCCTGTTGCTTGGTTCCTTTGAAAGTACTGCTGCTTTCGTCGTTGTCTGTCTCTATCAATGTCTTGTTCATCCTGTTCAGCCATAAGTGCTCTTTCCACTATCTCCCCATAGGTAACAACTTTCGACATCCGTACATCTCGTTTAATTTCAGAGCGAAGTCCCCGCATGAAGTGTTCGCCCTTACTTGTGTCATCATgtgcaatatatggtacatattggactCCATCCTCGGATTGTTGTATGTATTCCGCCATTGACATGGTTCCTTGCTTCAGATTAAGGAAATCACTGGCTTTCTTGGCTCGTACATCTTTACTGAAATACTTGCTGTAAGACACAGTTTTGAAAGTTTCTCATGTCAATGGTATCACAGATAATGTCACCcttgcactctcccaccatattcTTCCATGTTTTGTTAATAAAAAGATGGCATCTTCCATATGAAGGTAGGAGAAGAAGGACTCCAACGACTTAATCCATtcttctgctactgctggaTCGGTGCATCCCATGAATTCCGGAGGATTCAGACGTCGAAAACGATCATACACATCTGTTTGAACTGGCCCTTGTCTGGGTATCATGGCTTGTGTGTGTGCCTGCTCATGAGTAGTCCGTTGCATCTCCATAATTGTTGTATCTGCTCCCCATGGACTTTCGTTTGTTGTTGGAGCAGTTGAGCAAAATCATCTGTAGGCCGTGGCGCGCTGCACTCACCTTCAACAGTTGGGGACTTGCCCTTAGATGACTCTCCTTCATGTACCTTGCGTTTAGGTGGCAT from Primulina tabacum isolate GXHZ01 chromosome 3, ASM2559414v2, whole genome shotgun sequence encodes:
- the LOC142538663 gene encoding uncharacterized protein LOC142538663, with protein sequence MIPRQGPVQTDVYDRFRRLNPPEFMGCTDPAVAEEWIKSLESFFSYLHMEDAIFLLTKHGRICKYFSKDVRAKKASDFLNLKQGTMSMAEYIQQSEDGVQYVPYIAHDDTSKGEHFMRGLRSEIKRDVRMSKVVTYGEIVERALMAEQDEQDIDRDRQRRKQQYFQRNQATGQGKKTDIKGTRPEGVSRIFSIYLNY